A genomic region of Pseudomonadota bacterium contains the following coding sequences:
- a CDS encoding DNA polymerase IV: MDAFFASVEQLDNPSLRGRPVVVGGSEKSRGVVCAASYEARRYGVRSAIPMSRALRLCPDAVRVPPRHERYHEVSLEIGAVFESFTPQVEPLSLDESYLDVTERCLRDRVPLVSLAQAVKRAVKARTGLTASAGGGPNKFIAKIASDLRKPDGLLVISPGEVETFLRPLDVDRIWGVGPVTAQRLRALGLLTIGDVADRGVSWLCERLGRFGAELHALALGHDDRPVTPSHEPKSISSENTFPTDVTDLDEILACLTAQAEEVGERLARHGGTARTVVLKLRYADFTTITRSLSPSTRIRSAEHIAPVARALLERTDFPARAVRLVGVGVSGLSAEEPPQQLLLPFPS; encoded by the coding sequence ATGGACGCCTTCTTCGCGTCGGTGGAGCAGCTCGACAATCCCTCTCTGCGGGGACGCCCCGTGGTGGTGGGAGGCAGCGAGAAATCAAGAGGGGTGGTGTGCGCGGCGAGCTACGAAGCGCGGCGGTACGGAGTGCGAAGCGCCATTCCCATGTCGCGGGCCCTTCGGCTATGCCCCGACGCTGTGCGCGTGCCGCCGCGCCATGAGCGCTATCACGAGGTCTCGCTGGAGATCGGCGCGGTGTTTGAATCGTTCACCCCTCAGGTCGAGCCGCTCTCCCTCGACGAGAGCTACCTCGACGTCACCGAGCGCTGCCTGCGCGATCGCGTGCCGCTCGTCTCGCTGGCCCAGGCGGTGAAGCGCGCGGTGAAGGCGCGCACCGGGCTCACGGCGAGCGCCGGGGGCGGGCCCAACAAGTTCATCGCCAAGATCGCCTCTGATCTGCGAAAGCCCGACGGCCTCCTCGTCATCTCGCCAGGCGAGGTGGAGACCTTTCTGCGCCCCCTCGATGTGGACCGCATCTGGGGCGTGGGCCCCGTCACGGCGCAGCGTCTGCGAGCCCTCGGCCTTCTCACCATCGGTGATGTGGCCGACCGTGGGGTATCGTGGCTCTGTGAGCGGCTCGGGCGCTTCGGCGCTGAGCTGCATGCCCTCGCCCTCGGGCACGACGATCGCCCGGTGACGCCCAGCCACGAACCGAAGTCGATCTCGTCAGAGAACACCTTCCCCACCGACGTGACGGATCTCGACGAGATTCTCGCGTGCCTGACGGCCCAGGCAGAAGAGGTGGGCGAGCGGCTCGCCCGACACGGCGGCACCGCGCGCACCGTGGTGCTGAAGCTGCGCTACGCCGACTTCACCACCATCACCCGAAGCCTCTCCCCGTCGACGCGGATCCGCTCCGCCGAGCACATCGCGCCCGTCGCGCGGGCGCTGCTCGAGCGAACCGATTTCCCCGCGCGCGCCGTGCGCCTCGTGGGGGTGGGGGTCAGCGGGCTCTCCGCCGAAGAACCACCCCAGCAGCTCCTGCTGCCTTTTCCATCCTGA